A window of the Cryptococcus decagattii chromosome 6, complete sequence genome harbors these coding sequences:
- a CDS encoding thioredoxin reductase yields the protein MSILNGEPHGNSAGVREPKRTGEVSKKMHSKVVIIGSGPGGHTAAIYLARANLEPVLYEGMLANGFAPGGQLTTTTDVENFPGFPEGVTGTEMMDKFRAQSERFGTKIITETVARVDLSVRPFKYWTEGEEEEHEFMTADTIIMATGASAKRLFLPGEDTYWQSGISACAVCDGAVPIFRQKPLAVIGGGDSAAEEATYLTKYGSHVYVLVRRDELRASKIMAKRLTSHPKVTVLWNTVATEAKGDGEVLTSLTIKDTKTGKIRDLPVNGLFYAIGHEPATALVKSQLELDEDGYIKTIPGTSQTSVHGVFAAGDVQDKKYRQAITSAGSGCIAALEAERLISEEEADDVNIMTENVHVPAEHYLGTDRE from the exons ATGTCTATTTTGAACGGCGAACCCCACGGCAACTCTGCCGGCGTCAGGGAACCCAAGAGGACCGGCGAGGTCAGCAAGAAGATGCATTCCAAGGTTGTTATCATCGGCTCTGGTCCCGGTGGTCACACCGCCGCCATTTACTTGGCCCGAGCTAATCTCGAGCCTGTCCTCTACGAG GGTATGCTTGCCAACGG TTTCGCTCCCGGTGGTCAGCTCACCACTACCACTGACGTCGAGAACTTCCCTGGTTTCCCCGAGGGTGTTACCGGTACCGAAATGATGGATAAATTCCGAGCTCAGAG TGAGCGATTCGGCACCAAGATCATCACCGAGACCGTTGCCCGTGTCGACCTCTCTGTCCGACCTTTCAAGTATTGGACCGAgggcgaggaggaggaacaCGAATTCATGACTGCCGACAC TATCATCATGGCTACCGGTGCTTCCGCCAAGCGACTTTTCCTTCCCGGTGAGGACACTTACTGGCAGTCTGGTATCTCTGCTTGTGCCGTTTGCGACGGTGCTGTCCCCATCTTCAGACAAAAGCCCCTCGCCGTTATCGGTGGTGGTGACAGTGCTGCCGAGGAAGCTACTT ACCTCACCAAGTACGGTTCTCACGTCTACGTCCTCGTCAGAAGGGACGAGCTCCGAGCTTCCAAGATCATGGCCAAGCGACTCACTTCTCACCCCAAGGTTACCGTCCTCTGGAAC ACTGTTGCTACCGAGGCCAAGGGTGACGGTGAGGTCCTTACGTCACTTACCATCAAGGACACCAAGACTGGTAAGATCCGAGACCTCCCTGTCAACGGTCTCTTCTACGCTATCGGCCATGAGCCCGCCACTGCCCTCGTCAAGTCTCAACTCGAGCTTGACGAAGATGGATACATCAAGACTATTCCCGGTACCTCCCAAACTTCTGTCCACGGTGTCTTCGCCGCTGGTGACGTCCAGGACAAGAAGTACAGGCAGGCTATCACCTCTGCCGGTTCCGGTTGTATTGCTGCCCTTGAGGCCGAGAGACTCATCAGTGAGGAGGAGGCTGATGACGTGAACATCATGACCGAAAATGTACACGTTCCTGCCGAGCACTACTTGGGTACTGACAGGGAATAA
- a CDS encoding mitochondrial import inner membrane translocase subunit TIM8 has protein sequence MSAPTAIPALDEASKKELESFLEQEQAKAKLQASIHELTNTCWNTCITGSISSKFSKSEAQCLENCVDRFLDSSLYIVRQIEAQKQQI, from the exons ATGTCAGCCCCTACTGCCATCCCTGCCCTTGACGAGGCCTCCAAG AAGGAACTCGAATCTTTCCTCGAACAAGA GCAGGCTAAGGCCAAGCTCCAAGCTTCCATCCACGAGCTCACCAACACCT GTTGGAACAC CTGTATTACTGGTAGTATTAGCTCCAAATTCTCAAA ATCCGAAGCTCAATGCCTCGAGAACTGTGTCGACCGATTCCTCGACTCATCACTCTACATTGTCCGACAGATCGAAGCTCAAAAACAGCAAATTTAA
- a CDS encoding transcription elongation factor S-II — MDATTLTGHVKELNAANQAGKSDEVVSLLKKLQSEVVPTEDLLRSSKAGVAIGKLRTHATPSVSSLAKEIVKKWRDAVEESKKKRKRAEGDEGKDVKREKEEGNGKRVKAETGSSAVTPSASTPASVSTPDVKATSPPARQPLSTIDSSRTTPRTAKSDGMVDSLKADSSEGGSMDSVRDKCVVMIYDALALDSTAETKILKERAIGIERAANKSMNFSTGNDYRAKMRSLFLNLKDKGNPALRNEIVLGYISTEKVASMSKDEMASESVRMLKEKIASDNLFKAKAVGVTQAETDAFKCGRCHQRKCTYYQMQTRSADEPMTTFVTCTNCNNRWKFS, encoded by the exons ATGGACGCCACCACCCTCACAGGGCACGTCAAAGAGCTCAATGCCGCAAACCAAGCGGGGAAATCAGAC GAAGTTGTTTCTCTACTCAAGAAACTTCAATCTGAGGTTGTTCCCACAGAAGACCTCCTCCGA TCATCCAAAGCTGGTGTCGCAATCGGCAAGCTTCGTACCCACGCCACACCATCAGTCTCAAGTCTTGCCAAGGAGATCGTTAAGAAGTGGAGGGATGCGGTTGAGGagtcaaagaagaagaggaagagagcggaaggcgatgaagggaaggatgtaaaaagggagaaggaggaagggaacGGGAAACGAGTCAAAGCGGAGA CGGGGTCATCAGCGGTGACTCCATCGGCTAGTACCCCTGCCTCCGTTTCTACACCAGACGTCAAAGCGACCTCTCCTCCTGCCCGTCAACCGCTCTCAACGATTGATTCATCACGCACTACTCCTCGAACTGCCAAAAGCGACGGGATGGTCGACAGTCTGAAGGCCGACTCGAGTGAAGGAGGCAGTATGGATAGCGTGAGGGACAAGTGTGTAGTCATGATTTATGACGCATTGGCGTTGGATAGCACAGCTG AAACGAAGATTTTGAAAGAGCGCGCAATTGGAATTGAGCGCGCAGCGAACAAATCTATGAACTTCTCAACAGGAAACGACTACCGTGCTA AAATGCGATCATTATTCCTCAACTTGAAAGACAAGGGTAACCCCGCGTTGAGAAACGAGATCGTCTTGGGCTACATCAGCACAGAAAAAGTCGCTAGCATGTCCAAAGAT GAAATGGCCTCTGAAAGTGTTCGAATGctcaaggagaagattgcGAGCGACAATTTGTTCAAGGCGAAGGCTGTTGGAGTCACCCAAGCTGAGACAGACGCCTTCAAATGCGGAAGATGTCACCAGAGGAAGTGTACTTATTACCAGATGCAGACAAGAAGTGCGGATGAACCTATGACT ACTTTCGTTAC ATGTACT AATTGTAACAACAGGTGGAAATTCAGTTAG
- a CDS encoding ATP-dependent RNA helicase DBP2-A, protein MSYGGGYGGGGYGGGYGGGGGGGGYGGGYGGGGGYGGGFGGDRMGNLGQGLQNIDWQNQSLAKFEKNFYVQDPRVTARSDAEVEAFRAEKEMKIQGKNVPRPITTFEEAGFPDYIMSEIRRMGFTAPSSIQCQAWPMALSGRDVVAIAETGSGKTISFCLPAMVHINAQPLLAPGDGPIVLILAPTRELAVQIQTEATKFGQSSRIRNTAIYGGAPKGPQIRDLQRGVEICVATPGRLIDMLETGKTNLKRVTYLVMDEADRMLDMGFEPQIRKIVSQIRPDRQTLLFSATWPKEVQRLAMDFLHDFIQVNIGSLDLTANHNVAQHVEVCTDFDKRSKLLGHLEKISQENGKVLIFVATKRVADDLTKFLRMDGWPALAIHGDKQQAERDWVLAEFKSGRSPIMLATDVASRGLDVRDIGYVINYDFPNNCEDYIHRIGRTGRAGRKGTSYTYFTMDNSKSARELVQILRESKADIPPELEEMAMYGGRGGGGGRGRGGRGGGRGGYGGGGRGGYSSGANSYGGGGGGGGYSSRW, encoded by the exons ATG TCTTACGGTGGCGGCTACGGTGGCGGTGGTTACGGTGGTGGCTatggcggtggtggtggtggcggtggcTACG GCGGCGGCtatggtggtggtggtggttATGGTGGCGGTTTCG GTGGTGACCGAATGGGCAACCTTGGTCAGGGTTTGCAAAACATTGACTGGCAAAACCAATCTCTTGCCAAATTTGAGAAGAA CTTCTACGTCCAGGACCCCCGAGTCACTGCTCGTTCTGATGCCGAGGTCGAAGCCTTCCGTGccgagaaggaaatgaag ATCCAAGGCAAGAACGTTCCTCGACCCATCACTACCTTTGAGGAGGCCGGCTTCCCCGACTACATCATGTCCGAGATCCGACGAATGGGTTTCACCGCTCCTTCTTCTATCCAGTGCCAGGCTTGGCCTATGGCTTTGTCCGGTCGTGACGTCGTCGCCATTGCCGAGACTGGTTCTGGTAAAACTATCTCTTTCTGTCTTCCCGCCATGGTCCACATCAATGCCCAACCCCTCCTCGCCCCCGGTGATGGCCCTATCGTTCTTATCCTTGCTCCTACCCGAGAGCTTGCTGTTCAGATTCAGACTGAAGCTACCAAGTTTGGTCAGTCTTCCCGAATTAGGAACACTGCCATTTACGGTGGTGCTCCCAAGGGCCCTCAAATCCGAGACCTCCAGCGAGGTGTCGAGATCTGTGTTGCCACTCCTGGTCGATTGATCGACATGCTCGAGACCGGAAAGACCAACCTCAAGCGCGTTACTTATCTCGTTATGGACGAAGCCGACCGAATGCTCGACATGGGTTTCGAGCCTCAGATTCGAAAGATTGTTTCTCAGATCCGACCTGACCGACAGACCCTTTTGTTCTCTGCCACTTGGCCCAAGGAGGTCCAGCGTCTCGCCATGGACTTCCTCCACGACTTTATCCAGGTTAACATTGGTTCTCTTGACCTTACTGCCAACCACAATGTTGCCCAGCACGTCGAAGTCTGCACTGACTTTGACAAGCGAAGCAAGCTTCTCGGCCACTTGGAGAAGATCTCTCAGGAGAACGGCAAGGTCCTTATCTTCGTTGCTACCAAGAGAGTCGCCGATGATTTGACCAAGTTCTTGAGGATGGACGGCTGGCCTGCCCTTGCTATCCACGGTGACAA GCAACAAGCTGAACGTGACTGGGTTCTTGCCGAGTTCAAGTCTGGCCGAAGTCCTATCATGCTTGCCACTGACGTTGCTTCTCGAGGTCTCG ATGTTCGAGACATTGGTTACGTTATCAACTA TGACTTCCCCAACAACTGTGAAGATTACATTCACCGAATCGGCCGAACTGGTCGTGCTGGTCGAAAGGGTACTTCGTACACTTACTTCACTATGGACAACTCCAAATCTGCTCGTGAACTCGTCCAGATTTTGAGGGAGTCCAAGGCTGACAT CCCCCCTGAGCTTGAGGAGATGGCCATGTACGGCGGTcgaggtggtggtggtggtcgTGGCCGAGGTGGCCGTGGTGGTGGTCGAGGTGGTTACGGTGGTGGTGGCCGAGGCGGCTACAGCTCTGGCGCCAACTCTTAtggcggcggcggcggtggtggtggctATTCTAGCAGGTGGTAA